The following nucleotide sequence is from Cucumis melo cultivar AY chromosome 1, USDA_Cmelo_AY_1.0, whole genome shotgun sequence.
GTGGTGCTgtaaaaattttaagaaatattagaaaccaatttataaaattttaaaaagtgtaaattaattagttttagaagaaaatagttaaataaaaaaatgacagaatgtaaaataataaattgtAGCAGTTAGCAAACTCTCAACTCCAATATTGATAGCAAACCAAAATAGAAAACCATCCATGCATGAGTAGATATTATCCCATAGTCAAAAGAACAACAAAGAAAACCTCTGGATATTAGATTAAACCATGTCAGAGGCTTAGAATTGAAAGAGAAGATAAAAGAGGCTTCGAATTTGAAGGTTTCTGACAAAATATGGAACCTTGAACAAGTTTCGTTTCCAACTGGAGTTTTTCTAAATATTGATAGCAAGGGTCGTTCAAAGCTCATGTAGAcatgttaattaattgatttaaggATGGTATAGGAAAAATACCAAATGGAGAGGGAGTCAAGAGCAAGCTCAGGATTCTCGAGCAATCCAGCAAGCAATACCAAAATCTGAAAATACCAAGTCTCCAAACACAGCATCACCGCCGACGCCGCCGACAACTTGAAGAATCCCGGCAACCCTGTAAACGCCTTCCAACTGAATCCTCTCCATGTTTCTTTACATTTATCACTCTTGACTATGTACACAAATTGACCCATCACTATTATCCACCACGAGAAGCTCAATACCAACGCCACACCCAACAACCCCAGTCCCATTTTATAGGCAGCCAACCAACTGAGCAGCACGTGAATCACCAGCGTCCCTGCCGATATGTAAGCACTCGGAAACACTATGCTCTGTGCTTGAAGAAACTTCTGTATTGGGAAGTTTATGGCGTATGCGAAGATTTGAGGTAACAATCCGTACACGAATACTTCCGCTGCTGAAGCTATTTCCTCCGATTCTCCCAAAAATATCAAGATGGGTTTGCAAAATATGTAAATAATTGTTAATACAAACCCTGTTAGTGTCAATAGTATGGTTGATCTCTGTAAATAAATGCCGAGCATATTGTATTTCTGTGCTCCGTATGCCTGCCCGCAGAGAGTTTCCACCGCACTTCCCATCCCTAACTGTTTTGTCAAAAAGAAGGAGATTATTCATCACTGCAAGCCAAAGAATctaccaaaaaaacaaaaacagagGATACATACCATGAGACCATAGGCGAAGAGTTGAATGCCATTGTTACCGAGAGAGGAAGCGGCAAGTTCGAGGTTTCCGAGGTGGCCGGAAAAGACTTGGGTGGACATAGACATGAGGTAATTAATCACGTAAACAAAAACGGCCGGAGCAGCTAAGTAGAACATGAGTTTCATTTCGATCCAAGTAGCTTGAGAGTAACGTCGGACGACACTCAATTGGGTATCGGATAATATTTTCTCCAGCTCATCGCTAGTTTTATGGTAGTTAGAAAGCAGTGACTGAGACGACAACAATGCCGCCGACGAAAACAGCAACGGTTGATGAACGTCGTCTTCGGAAATAACAGAACCCATCTTTCAATATCCttaaaaaaaagcaaaatagaTTTCCCTTATAAAATCATGTGTTAAGTAAGGAAGGAACTTGTAGCTCCCATTCCTCCAAAGGAAAAAAGGCCTGGAGAGGCTACAGATATGGATGAATGGTAGCCATTGCTACAATCGGTTTCCTTCAAAGTACGGAGGAGAGTGGTAAGTGAAATGTGAGGAGACAAGTTTTTCAAAATCTTAAAGCTTAGTGTAAGGTTTTCGAAAAGGGTAACTGTCCCATCTATTTCTCATCCGCAActcaaagaaaatattaaaaaagacaaacaaacaaaattggtcacacattaaattataattaagttACTCTAAATTTGTGTGATTATTATAACTTTTCATAAACTAATTTCTTTTAATCACGTGGTTACTCaaacttttatattttgttgttttcttctCATTTGTGAGTTTTCATTTTGTAGTGATGGTTTTCTCCATAGTTAACCATTtacaatcaaataaatactactctcatatattaaaaataccacaatattaaaactatttataagaAACTTTCATCAAATTCTCCGTACCTCATTTGAataatttgctatattttataaatagtttgattTTGTATGCTATTCATAACAATTCTTCAATAAAAACTAATATGGGTTATAGTCACTTTGAGtgattatttttttgtttttgttttatatttctaaaattaagtctattttcTTACCATCTTTGGAGACTTTTCTAAACACAAGAGTTGGatttttagttaaattttagaggggcgtttgcaaaaataataaaaaaaattatgataatcaaaagtagcaaatttaaaagcggataacttttttataactCTCTGATAGTCgtttgatatatctaattacttgtcatatttgcaaaatgcataaaaGACATAATGCTTGTGTAACGACCCgaacttttaaactaagttaaggtcattactcaaaaagataaacatcaaaagacacctttttgaaaagaagaaaattaaaatctttataaaattaatatcaagaagttcacaaaaacataagattatcaaagttaacaaaaaataatttgaaaatgtgacccgcgggttctaacaattttaaagaactaaaaacaaataaatatgacaaaatctttaagtaaaatggttaaatttaaaaatactgaaagacatataaatcaGTGCGGAAGCTGTGTCCCATGTGGCATGTCACAGAGCGCTCGCTGTCACTCGCAATCTTCTTAAGTTTTTTACCTTagcttgaaatattaaacataggaagAGTGAATATATagatatactcagtaaggggcccgctactagtcccgctaggtgatctgttaactttccgttagaaacataatTATATCGTATGTGTCCAATAGAGCACACCTCAGTGAGTGAGaccgtaggaacacccctaaatcgtgcgagtgatcgcaggtacacactccataaacatatatgtaatacataggtacacccctaatcgtgcgagtggtcccatcggaacacccctagttgtGCGAGTGACCCTGTATACACAATATAATTGTCCCCTAATCGTGCATGTGATTTGTAGGTACACCCTTAAATCGTGCGAGTTATCCCATAGGAACACCACTAGTCGTGCAAGTGACCCCATAAATAAGACCACATGTGGGATAAAAAGTTTAACAggcaaagttaacagacacaccacaatccaaGGCATGtaacattatcataaacatcataacatgacatgaatattaataaTAACATTCTTATTCatatgattaatatatcatgtatcgatcataaacatcataatcATACCAGCCATCATCGACAATCATAATATAAGTCATCGTCATCAAtaacataatatcaatcatcatctatagcatcgcattatgcgtcttagctaccatcaatgcataatcataattacttgcggtctcttaaatttagttaaaaggtctagtaggagaatcttttacctgcagattttagccaaacaacgTATTCTCTAACTCATAGTAAAAATTCTCCTATTAAAGTAGATCCAAACTTAACCTAATAGAGGTTGAAAAATCATCtaaaccttgatgagaaaaATCATCACTTAAATCTTTAAGTTTTGCTAAAgggaccaatcataactaaaattgGTAAGGCAACGAGGGCAAAAGATTATattagtgaagaagatgaagaacatttctcttttttcctttttcttttcagcTTAAGCATTACAATACTATTTATAaaccaaaataataacaatagtatttattattattattttctttttcttttaggatatgtatataataccaatatatatatatatatatatatt
It contains:
- the LOC103495592 gene encoding protein DETOXIFICATION 40-like, which codes for MGSVISEDDVHQPLLFSSAALLSSQSLLSNYHKTSDELEKILSDTQLSVVRRYSQATWIEMKLMFYLAAPAVFVYVINYLMSMSTQVFSGHLGNLELAASSLGNNGIQLFAYGLMLGMGSAVETLCGQAYGAQKYNMLGIYLQRSTILLTLTGFVLTIIYIFCKPILIFLGESEEIASAAEVFVYGLLPQIFAYAINFPIQKFLQAQSIVFPSAYISAGTLVIHVLLSWLAAYKMGLGLLGVALVLSFSWWIIVMGQFVYIVKSDKCKETWRGFSWKAFTGLPGFFKLSAASAVMLCLETWYFQILVLLAGLLENPELALDSLSICTTITGWCLMISIGFNAAASVRVSNELGSGHPKSAAFSVVMVNLVAFIICVVCAILALAFRDVISYAFTDGPIVAAAVSDLCPLLALTLLLNGVQPVLSGVAVGCGWQAFVAYVNIGCYYVVGVPLGALLGFYFNFGAKGLWLGMIGGTTSQTFILSWVILRTDWNKEVEEAAKRLNKWEDEKNQIVLKD